The following is a genomic window from Oceaniferula marina.
TAAACGCCATTAACACGATTGTAAGCTGACATGATGCTCCAGGTTTTGCCTTCCTTCACGGCCATCTCAAAAGGAAGCAGATACATCTCACGTAGGGTGCGCTCGTCCACGTTGGAGCTAGAGAGGTAACGGTGGTTTTCCTGATTGTTGACGGCGAGATGTTTGATGCAGGCTGCTATATCAAGGCTCTGCACACCTTGGATGTAGGCAACCGCTGTTTTTCCAGTCAGATAGGGACCCTCACCAAAGTATTCGAAGTTGCGTCCGCAGAGTGGAGTTCGCATCAGGTTAACACCAGGGCCAAGGATCCAATGGCGCTTTTCGCCAAGCATTTCTTCGGCAAGCAGGCGTCCATATTCGTAGGCTGATTGGGGGTTCCAAGTGCAAGAGAGGTTGATACCCACTGGCAGGGCTGAAGGCTCCGTGTGGCGGGTTATCCCCTGAGGTCCGTCTGCGAGCATGATTTTAGGAATGCCAAGACGTTTCACTTCTCCCGCCTCCATCCAGCTGCGGCCGTAG
Proteins encoded in this region:
- a CDS encoding glycoside hydrolase family 3 protein codes for the protein MKKLLIASTLALSATLSPTTLGKEGGDTPIWKQADQPLEKRVESILKELTLTEKAELCYGRSWMEAGEVKRLGIPKIMLADGPQGITRHTEPSALPVGINLSCTWNPQSAYEYGRLLAEEMLGEKRHWILGPGVNLMRTPLCGRNFEYFGEGPYLTGKTAVAYIQGVQSLDIAACIKHLAVNNQENHRYLSSSNVDERTLREMYLLPFEMAVKEGKTWSIMSAYNRVNGV